In Leptospirillum ferriphilum, the genomic stretch CACCTAATTTATGACCCACCATATTTTCGGTCACATAAACGGGGATAAACTTTTTTCCATTGTGTACTGATAAAGTAAACCCGATCATTTCAGGAACAATCATTGATCTGCGAGACCAGGTTTTTATCATTTTTCTATCATTCGCGTTTTGGGATTTGCTGACTTTTTCCATAAGATGCAAATCTACAAACGGACCTTTCTTAATAGATCTTGGCATAGATTTGATCTCCTTTTACTTTCTTCGCCTAATAATAAAACTGTCTGTTCTTGGATTTGAGCGGGTTTTAAATCCTTTAGCTGGTTGACCCCAGGGTGAACAAGGGTGCCTTCCGCCTGAAGATTTCCCTTCTCCTCCTCCGAGCGGGTGATCAACTGGGTTCATCGCTACCCCGCGAACATGAGGACGCTTTCCTAACCATCGAGATCTCCCGGCTTTTCCGATGGATATGTTTTCATGTTCAAGGTTTCCTACTTGCCCGATCGTTGCTCTACATCTACCGTGAATCTTTCTCATCTCTCCAGAGGGCATTTTTAAAATGACATAATCACTTTCACGTCCAAGAATTTGAGCATAGGAACCTGCAGTCCGAGCTATTTTTCCACCTGCTCCAATCTTATATTCGATATTATGAACAATTGTACCAAGTGGTATCTGTGCTAACTCTAGGCAATTCGCAGGCTTTATGTCAGAACCTGGTCCGGATTGGACAATGTCATTTACATTCAGTCCAACTGGAGCAAGAATATAATTCCTTTCACCATCGGCATAGCAAATGAGAGCAATCCGGGCAGATCGATTGGGGTCATATTCGATAGATTCTACTCTGGCAGGAATACCATCTTTGGCTCTTTTAAAATCTATAATTCGATAAGATTTTTTATGCCCACCGCCACGATGTCTGGAGGTAAGTTTTCCTTTATTATTCCGCCCCCCACTTGAAATAAGAGGTTCGGTAAGAGGTTTGTAAGGTTTATCAGAGGTAATTTCTTCAAAAGAATATCCCGTTTTATATCTTGATGCGGGAGAAGTTGGATTATACTTCTTGACTGCCATTATCAAGCTCCCTCAAAAATATCGAGTTTATGACCAGAATGAAGAGTAACGTATGCTCTCTTTCTATCTGGATATTGACTTTCGAAACGGCCCAATCTTTTTGCTTTACCTTTGCGAATAACTGTGTGAACGGAATCTACTTTTACGTTAAAGACTGATTCGACAGCTTTGGCAATGTCGATCTTGTTTGCGTCTTTACGAACATGAAATTCATATGTGCGATTTTTTTCACGGAGAATATCAGCCTTTTCCGTTTGTATTGGGCGAATTAATATCTCAGACAGATCCATTATTATTCTCCATTTGAAGAAGAACATTCATATTTTCAAAAGCCTCTTTCGAAACTAGAACCTTATCAGCAATTAATAAGTCATACGGATTCACCTGGTGAGGAAGGAGAATTTCTAATCCAGGAATATTTCTGCAGGAATAGTAAATGTTTTCAGATAGTCCGTTATCAATGATGAGAATTCTTTCCTCACCAGGAAACAAGGACCACTTATTAAAAAGCGCTATCAAATCTTTTGTTTTTCTTGATGGAATATCGAGTGAATCCACCAAATACAAAGATTTATTTTCCAAGTGGGAAAAAATGGCATTTTTTACTGCTAATACAATTTTTTTCGCTGGTTGGCGATAAAAGTAATCCCGTGGTCTCGGACCGAATATGATTGCTCCGCCTCTCCATTGGGGGGCTCTTGTAGAGCCTTGGCGAGCTCTTCCCGTACCTTTTTGTCGATAAGGCTTTTTTCCTCCGCCAGATACCTCTCCCCTTGTTTTGGTTGAAGCAGTTCCAGAACGGATCCCGGCCCGTTGCATCTGAATGATTTCATGCAAGAGAGGAACATTGATGAGCTCTGCTTCCTCTGCAGAAATATTGATTTCAAGACTTTTTGGTGTTTCACCTTTTAGGGTGACCATCTGAATATCCATAAAACCCTTCCATCTCAAAAATTAGGAAATAGTGTTCTTGTTTACTACGACAAATGATCCGTTAGAACCAGGTATCGCACCTTTTATAAAGAGCAAATTTGCTTCAGGCTTAACAGCAATGAGCTTAAGGTTTTTAACGGTTATCCGTTTGTCGCCCATATGTCCTGGGAGCTTTTTATTTTTTAGA encodes the following:
- the rplW gene encoding 50S ribosomal protein L23; amino-acid sequence: MDLSEILIRPIQTEKADILREKNRTYEFHVRKDANKIDIAKAVESVFNVKVDSVHTVIRKGKAKRLGRFESQYPDRKRAYVTLHSGHKLDIFEGA
- the rplD gene encoding 50S ribosomal protein L4 gives rise to the protein MDIQMVTLKGETPKSLEINISAEEAELINVPLLHEIIQMQRAGIRSGTASTKTRGEVSGGGKKPYRQKGTGRARQGSTRAPQWRGGAIIFGPRPRDYFYRQPAKKIVLAVKNAIFSHLENKSLYLVDSLDIPSRKTKDLIALFNKWSLFPGEERILIIDNGLSENIYYSCRNIPGLEILLPHQVNPYDLLIADKVLVSKEAFENMNVLLQMENNNGSV
- the rpsS gene encoding 30S ribosomal protein S19, translated to MPRSIKKGPFVDLHLMEKVSKSQNANDRKMIKTWSRRSMIVPEMIGFTLSVHNGKKFIPVYVTENMVGHKLGEFSPTRLFKSHGGSKVEKSTRK
- the rplB gene encoding 50S ribosomal protein L2 gives rise to the protein MAVKKYNPTSPASRYKTGYSFEEITSDKPYKPLTEPLISSGGRNNKGKLTSRHRGGGHKKSYRIIDFKRAKDGIPARVESIEYDPNRSARIALICYADGERNYILAPVGLNVNDIVQSGPGSDIKPANCLELAQIPLGTIVHNIEYKIGAGGKIARTAGSYAQILGRESDYVILKMPSGEMRKIHGRCRATIGQVGNLEHENISIGKAGRSRWLGKRPHVRGVAMNPVDHPLGGGEGKSSGGRHPCSPWGQPAKGFKTRSNPRTDSFIIRRRK